Sequence from the Fusarium oxysporum Fo47 chromosome VI, complete sequence genome:
GAGCTGTATCAGCTCGCACAGCCGCAACATGCTTTGCGACGTTACTGGTTCGGTGGTGCACATTCCGACATTAGGAACTGCTAGTTCTGACTGACTTTGCAAACGAGAACCTCCCAGCCTTACAGTAAGTACGCTCTTTTCTACAATGGGTAAGCTGAGCGACCACGGCAGAGGGGAATAGTCTCACCAATCGAAATATGGTGGACTAGGATCAAGTTCCCATGACGAGAATCATGCCAATTTAATAGTTAACAAATCCCCATAGCCTTTCAGCTGGTGAACCAAGCAATCATTTTACACTATATTACAATTGACTTTCATTTGATCATTTGCAACCCCAAACTTTTCTGTAACCGTACAGCAACATGAATCATACACATCTGAACCGAGCCCATCAGGCTTCGGATTTACGTACAGCGAAGAAGTAGTTGCCTACCTTTTCACTGCCATCGACCTGCTTCCACCCAAGCCCAGGGATATATATTACACCCTGCACCATTGGGTGGCTCCAGCCTCGACCGGCGAGGAAAGTTCGCAACTCTTCCTCGTTGAGATACTTGTTCCAGTCGTGTGTTCCCTTGGGAACAATACCCAGAACGTCCTCGGCCATGAAATTGGTGGTAAACCAACTCATCCACGTTCGCGCGATGGTGCTCATAACAAGCCATCCCCCAGGTTTGACGAAGGGGCGCACCTTTTCTAGGAATGCGCCTGGAGCATCGATATGCTCGATAACCTCGAACAATGAGACCACATCGTAGGCCTCTTGTGGTGTCGCAGGGATAGGAAGATTTTCGATTGATGTTTGCCGATATTGGAGCTTGGAGCGAAGACCAGGATCTTTGCGAGCGTGTGAACGTGCTACAGCGAGCACTTCGGGGGTGGGATCGATAGCAGTGACATGCCTGGTAGTCGGTAAACGAGCTGCACTTTCGGCAAAGATACCACCGCCGCAGCCAATATCAAGGAACGTCAGGTCTCGAGTGGGAGAATCGGGGTCGGTGCGGTGACAAGCGCGGATGAAGTCATGACGTAAAGGATTCATGAGATGAAGTAGCCGGGAGGAGCCATGAGGATCCCACCAGTCGGCGGCGAGCGCATTGAAGTGTGAGACCTCATCGGGGTTGACAGATGAGAAATTCTGTGACGAGTTGGACGAGGACGTGGAGTGCCATCGAGGTGATGGCGATGTCGTAATAGAGGCTGCGATGGTATGGCTCGCCGGCAATGGGAGGGCGAAAGGCCGCCGACTTGATCGGGCGAGGTTGCGGAAGAGGGCACCCGCCGGCCGGGACGGAGCCGGCATATTTGGAGGCTCGGAGGTGAAGTGAGAGAGGTCACGGTTTGGTTGGTAGGTGGTAATGGAATAGGTAAGGTGTGGATGATGCGAGGATCGATGAGCGGATGACAAAGCTGCAAGCCAAGCAAGATAAGATAGTCTCTATGGACCctgaaaaaaaaagtcaACGATGACAAGATTCAATTCGATCACAGGGTAGACTCGGACGGTTCCGCCATCGGTTCCACTACTGCTCTGCCAAAGTCCAAGAATTTCTATCGTCTCTCGCTGACTGATGCTTCGCAATTCCTTAGTCCAACAACGTCTTAACAAAGCTGACATAATGAGCGAGCCAGGACTGACCAATCACAATCAAAAGAGTGCGACCCGAACTGCCTGATCAAGTAAAGACCCTTTTCAATCACCAATGCATTGACATGTGAGCTCAGCGTTGACGATGCAACGCGGGTTCACAACCAATGGCCCCGAGGGTAAAGTGACTCGGCATTCGAGTAGGTCTTCATGGGATCTGGGCTTACTTAGACCGGATAAGCCGGGCTCGATCGAAAGGAAGCGAGCGGGAAATTCACCGCGCGGCTGTGATTAAGACCGGACTGCGGAGCGGGGCTTGGCTTCCTTTGGAGAAAAAGGTTCTGTCTGAATCATGCGATGCGAGAATCAAATGCCGTATCCGAGCATATTTGATAGTTACAGTTCGCTCTTCATTGCCTGAATCATTACTCACTCAATCAATTCTTTGCTTACTCAACTTCTACTTGGTGCTTAACAATCACCTAATCGGCTTCCATATCAAAGTCCCCAGTAAAAAAAAAGGCAGTTCCGTTCCCCTCCTTGACCCTTCATCAACCCCCGCGTGCCGCTACCGCTTCCGTCTCCGCCTCCGAACCCGCTCTCCTCGTGCGTCCCGTCGCAACCGTCGCATTCACAGTCACAAgccgaggtcgagaagccaAGCTTTCTCTTTGGGAATCTAATTGCTGCTCAACACTCAACACCTTGCACTGTCCAATTTCTCTTCCATTATTCCCTATCACACCTCCAAGATGCCCGCCACAATCCCTCAGAACAAGTTTGACTCAATCCCAGACTCGATCGAGGCTTTCCGTACGTGGCTCCTATACCTGCCTCATGTGTCACTGCGTTAACATTGATTGTGACAGGAAATGGAGAATTCCTCGTCGTGCTCGATGACCCTTCACGAGAAAACGAAGCCGACTTGATCATCGCTGCTGAAGATGTTACAACCGAGAAGATGGGTTTCCTCATCCATCACTCCTCCGGCTACGTCTGCGCTCCTCTCTCTCCCGCTATTACCACCTCTCTCGACCTCCCTCAGATGGTACCCAACAACCAGGACCTTCGAGGCACCGCCTACACCATCTCAGTTGACTCAGCCGACCCCTCTGTCTCAACCGGAATCAGTGCTCGCGACCGCGCTCTAGCTTGCCGCACCCTTGCTGACCCCAACGCACGTCCCGATAGCTTCCGCCGTCCAGGCCATGTCCTTCCTCTGCGATCCCGCCCTGGTGGTGTTAGACAGCGACCGGGTCATactgaggctgctgttgactTCTGCCGACTGGCTGGCAAGGCCCATGCCGCGGTTATTTGCGAAATTGTCGACGTCGGCGAGGAAACCCCTGGCCAGGCTCTTCGTCATAACCATGGCATGCTGAGAGGCGAGGATT
This genomic interval carries:
- a CDS encoding S-adenosyl-L-methionine-dependent methyltransferase, producing MPAPSRPAGALFRNLARSSRRPFALPLPASHTIAASITTSPSPRWHSTSSSNSSQNFSSVNPDEVSHFNALAADWWDPHGSSRLLHLMNPLRHDFIRACHRTDPDSPTRDLTFLDIGCGGGIFAESAARLPTTRHVTAIDPTPEVLAVARSHARKDPGLRSKLQYRQTSIENLPIPATPQEAYDVVSLFEVIEHIDAPGAFLEKVRPFVKPGGWLVMSTIARTWMSWFTTNFMAEDVLGIVPKGTHDWNKYLNEEELRTFLAGRGWSHPMVQGVIYIPGLGWKQVDGSEKVGNYFFAKSLGLQMIK
- a CDS encoding 3,4-dihydroxy-2-butanone-4-phosphate synthase RIB3, with protein sequence MPATIPQNKFDSIPDSIEAFRNGEFLVVLDDPSRENEADLIIAAEDVTTEKMGFLIHHSSGYVCAPLSPAITTSLDLPQMVPNNQDLRGTAYTISVDSADPSVSTGISARDRALACRTLADPNARPDSFRRPGHVLPLRSRPGGVRQRPGHTEAAVDFCRLAGKAHAAVICEIVDVGEETPGQALRHNHGMLRGEDCIAFARKWGLKVCTIADLVAYIEKTEGKLEANGAESNGN